The following coding sequences lie in one Acropora palmata chromosome 3, jaAcrPala1.3, whole genome shotgun sequence genomic window:
- the LOC141876597 gene encoding uncharacterized protein LOC141876597: MEERLKVTQERNSDVTREECNALLKRLKEERLDPIVALLYSEGGSSVSFAEITGGYLAIEEAFRSQSRGAKDVCAQVFYEFHPIFQDQSRSNEGTVHKFAESILCFFSGFETFDLPPPSSDLEVLKNMAKNKSKLSTAFLNGVQKFKDSLQSVLKAKDSFSDGDIVTGEGLAALVRHYVDAINTPGMVPNVQTAWENFVMTKCSEALKASCNLFKETMTAELSRKLPCDNDFIRTKHEMAFQKGLSLFEDETFGIAGTTTKTYLKEFMRFEKALVESRLQENEHLTSLSCDALLKDLEKEHLDPVLKRLYGQRGAEMSFHDIIQVYERIKEDFHNRATGAKDVHAAVFYEFHPRLMKEMEGNLRFLEKLKDFDERKGIKMAARAYQDLEIMKLKEQRAQLEQEIRERKIEMEKQNRRLNEENKRLKLKMAADAKDQEQRMANMVTTCMGKVEELREALMRENQVREELLEEMKRYKQEMEQRISALNDRLQEIQNKEREVGEPGYLDRAEKIVTGLATVATTVNTIASACIVM; this comes from the exons ATGGAGGAGAGACTGAAAGTAACGCAGGAACGCAACAGCGATGTCACTAGGGAGGAATGCAATGCTCTTCTAAAACGCCTGAAAGAAGAGAGATTGGATCCGATCGTTGCCCTACTATATTCTGAAGGTGGCTCCTCAGTCAGTTTTGCTGAGATCACGGGCGGTTACTTGGCCATAGAAGAAGCTTTCAGAAGCCAATCCAGAGGAGCGAAAGATGTTTGTGCTCAGGTGTTCTACGAGTTCCACCCG ATTTTTCAGGATCAAAGTAGGTCAAACGAAGGCACAGTTCACAAGTTTGCAGAAAGCATCCTATGTTTCTTTTCTGGATTTGAAACGTTCGACCTTCCTCCACCATCGTCTGATCTTGAAGTACTGAAAAACATGGCGAAGAataaaagcaaattaagtACTGCTTTTCTGAACGGTGTGCAAAAATTCAAGGATTCGTTGCAGTCCGTCTTAAAAGCCAAAGACAGTTTTAGCGATGGCGACATCGTTACTGGCGAAG GACTGGCAGCTTTGGTCCGTCATTACGTTGACGCCATCAATACCCCGGGTATGGTTCCTAACGTTCAAACTGCTTGGGAAAACTTTGTAATGACAAAGTGTTCAGAGGCTCTCAAAGCGTCATGTAATCTTTTCAAAGAAACGATGACAGCGGAACTGTCGAGGAAACTGCCTTGTGATAATGACTTCATCAGAACGAAACATGAAATGGCTTTTCAAAAAGGACTTTCTCTTTTTGAGGATGAAACGTTTGGAATTGCTGGTACCACAACAAAGACTTACCTGAAAGAATTCATG AGATTTGAAAAAGCCTTAGTAGAATCCCGGCTGCAAGAAAATGAACATTTAACCAGCCTATCCTGCGATGCTCTTCTAAAGGATTTGGAAAAGGAACACTTGGATCCCGTTCTTAAGCGACTATATGGGCAGAGAGGTGCCGAAATGTCGTTTCATGACATCATCCAAGTATATGAAAGGATAAAGGAAGACTTTCATAATCGTGCCACAGGAGCAAAAGACGTCCACGCTGCGGTGTTCTATGAATTTCATCCG AGACTAATGAAAGAGATGGAGGGAAATTTAAGATTTCTGGAAAAACTGAAAGATTTCGACGAAAGAAAGGGTATAAAAATGGCAGCCCGTGCTTATCAAGACCTGGAAATTATGAAGCTTAAG GAACAAAGAGCTCAACTCGAACAAGAAATCCGTGAACGGAAGATTGAA ATGGAAAAGCAAAATAGAAGattaaatgaggaaaataaaagACTTAAACTGAAAATGGCAGCAGATGCGAAAGATCAAGAACAACGGATGGCAAACATGGTTACGACTTGCATGGGGAAAGTTGAAGAACTTCGCGAAGCTCTGATGCGAGAGAATCAAGTAAGGGAAGAACTCTTAGAAGAAATGAAGAGGTATAAACAAGAAATGGAACAGAGGATTAGTGCCTTGAATGACCGTCTGCAAGAAATCCAAAACAAAGAGAGGGAAGTGGGGGAACCAGGGTACTTAGATAGGGCGGAAAAGATTGTGACCGGATTGGCGACCGTTGCCACAACAGTGAACACCATCGCATCTGCGTGTATTGTTATGTAA